From the genome of Rarobacter incanus, one region includes:
- the serA gene encoding phosphoglycerate dehydrogenase: MLKALLLENLHPDAARLLASRGIEVVTRTGALDEDELIEALAGVHIIGIRSKTQLTERVISSASSLAVIGAFCIGTNQIDLQAAANRGIAVFNAPFSNTRSVVEIAISNMISLVRRQPTFDKDMHAGIWNKSAIGAHEVRGKTLGIVGYGNIGTQLSVLAENLGMSVVFYDIAEKLALGNARKAESLDDLLKQADVVTLHVDGRKSNRGIFGEEHFAAMKPGAVFMNLSRGFVVDVDALASALQTGHLSGAAVDVFPTEPKRKGDPFTSPLQGLPNVILSPHTAGSTEEAQEAIGQFVSHKILDYLSTGSTTLSVNLPNLALEQSTGAARIAYLHRNTPGVLARVNNILAEHGENIEGQLLATRGDLGYVVTDIGSSIEPETVAALEAIEQTVRLRVLKGTTR; encoded by the coding sequence GTGCTAAAAGCCCTGTTACTTGAAAACCTGCATCCGGACGCCGCTCGCCTTCTCGCTAGCCGCGGCATCGAAGTCGTAACCCGCACGGGCGCCCTAGACGAGGACGAGCTGATCGAGGCCCTCGCCGGCGTCCACATCATCGGGATCCGTTCCAAGACCCAGTTGACGGAGCGGGTCATTTCCTCCGCATCCTCACTGGCGGTGATCGGCGCATTTTGCATCGGAACCAACCAGATCGACCTACAGGCGGCTGCAAACCGCGGAATTGCGGTGTTCAACGCACCGTTCTCCAACACCCGGTCGGTGGTGGAAATTGCCATTTCCAACATGATCTCCTTGGTGCGCCGCCAGCCGACGTTCGACAAGGACATGCACGCTGGCATCTGGAACAAGTCGGCCATCGGCGCCCACGAGGTGCGCGGCAAGACGCTCGGAATTGTGGGCTACGGGAACATCGGCACGCAGCTTTCCGTCCTCGCCGAGAACCTTGGCATGTCGGTCGTTTTCTACGACATAGCCGAGAAACTCGCTCTCGGAAATGCGCGTAAGGCAGAAAGCCTCGACGACCTACTCAAGCAAGCGGACGTTGTCACCCTGCACGTTGACGGGCGCAAGTCCAACCGCGGAATCTTCGGCGAGGAACACTTCGCCGCGATGAAACCCGGTGCCGTGTTCATGAACCTTTCGCGCGGGTTCGTTGTCGACGTCGACGCCCTGGCTAGCGCCCTGCAAACCGGCCACCTGTCCGGAGCAGCAGTCGATGTGTTCCCTACGGAGCCCAAACGCAAGGGCGACCCCTTCACGTCCCCCCTCCAGGGGCTGCCAAACGTGATCTTGAGCCCGCACACGGCCGGTTCAACGGAGGAAGCCCAAGAGGCGATCGGACAGTTCGTCTCGCACAAGATCCTTGACTACCTCAGCACGGGTTCGACCACGCTCAGCGTCAATCTGCCCAACCTCGCCTTGGAGCAGAGCACCGGGGCGGCTCGGATCGCCTACCTTCACCGCAACACCCCTGGTGTGCTGGCCCGCGTCAACAACATCCTCGCCGAGCACGGAGAGAACATCGAGGGCCAGCTGTTGGCTACCCGCGGCGACCTCGGTTACGTGGTGACCGATATCGGGTCGTCGATCGAGCCGGAAACCGTGGCGGCGCTGGAAGCTATCGAGCAAACCGTTCGCCTGCGGGTGCTCAAGGGAACGACCCGCTAA
- a CDS encoding LysM peptidoglycan-binding domain-containing protein translates to MAVTGDGFGGIAGGFGGRAAAGVGGTDGFGKWVAAGVGGAGGGSVRLRRRALGVVVALITVLSFLIGWSGAFAGDAQSPVPVRVHTVMSGETLWQIAAGVAEPGEDVRDVLVTIGDLNDLDGSHIEPGMLILLPRAV, encoded by the coding sequence ATGGCTGTCACGGGCGATGGATTTGGCGGAATCGCCGGCGGGTTTGGCGGACGGGCGGCCGCGGGTGTGGGCGGGACCGATGGTTTTGGCAAGTGGGTGGCCGCGGGCGTCGGCGGGGCCGGTGGTGGATCCGTCCGCTTGCGTCGCCGTGCGTTGGGTGTAGTGGTAGCGCTGATCACCGTGCTCAGCTTCCTCATCGGCTGGTCGGGCGCCTTTGCCGGAGATGCGCAATCTCCAGTTCCTGTGCGCGTGCACACCGTGATGTCCGGGGAGACTCTGTGGCAAATTGCGGCAGGCGTAGCCGAGCCCGGTGAAGACGTGCGCGACGTATTGGTTACTATCGGCGACCTGAACGATCTCGATGGATCTCACATCGAGCCGGGGATGCTCATCCTCTTGCCGCGCGCGGTGTGA
- a CDS encoding PAC2 family protein: MTQATPYYTVDEAVAQELIERAAGRPVTLLVALEGYLDAGRVGELVSDTAIVGAERLVTFNADEFIDYRSRRPRITFAESRFTDYEAPEIAVDVAADALGAPLLVLHGLEPDYRWERFVTAVCAIIERFGVALTVAIHGVPAAVPHTRPLITTISATRDDLIPNEPSWLDTLVLPAGVINTLQVRLGESGHDAMGIAVHVPHYLAQSAYQPAAIAALDKLDQAAGVHVDPSGLQKSAVEALDELRERLQESPDIAKVVTTLEGQYDTIQSGRAQAHALTERPGQAGEDLAAELERFLADQGDE; encoded by the coding sequence ATGACTCAGGCAACCCCTTACTACACGGTCGACGAGGCTGTCGCCCAGGAACTCATCGAACGTGCCGCGGGGCGCCCGGTCACACTCCTCGTGGCGCTGGAAGGATACCTGGACGCCGGACGCGTCGGGGAACTGGTGAGCGATACGGCGATCGTAGGTGCCGAGCGTTTGGTGACTTTTAACGCCGACGAGTTCATCGACTACCGGTCCCGGCGTCCGCGGATCACTTTCGCGGAATCCCGATTCACCGATTACGAGGCCCCGGAAATCGCCGTCGACGTCGCTGCGGACGCCCTGGGGGCGCCGCTGCTGGTTCTGCACGGTCTCGAACCGGACTATCGGTGGGAGCGATTCGTGACTGCGGTCTGCGCGATCATAGAGCGCTTTGGCGTCGCGCTGACGGTAGCTATTCACGGCGTACCTGCGGCGGTGCCCCACACCCGACCCCTGATTACGACGATATCGGCCACACGCGACGATCTGATCCCAAATGAGCCATCGTGGCTCGACACGCTGGTGCTTCCCGCGGGGGTTATCAACACCTTGCAGGTGCGCCTGGGGGAGTCCGGCCACGATGCGATGGGAATCGCGGTGCACGTCCCGCACTACCTGGCGCAGTCCGCGTATCAGCCGGCTGCGATCGCGGCACTGGACAAGCTCGACCAGGCGGCCGGGGTGCACGTGGATCCGTCCGGACTACAAAAGTCGGCCGTGGAAGCGCTAGATGAACTGCGCGAAAGGCTGCAAGAATCACCGGACATCGCGAAGGTCGTAACCACCCTGGAGGGGCAGTACGACACGATTCAATCGGGGCGCGCGCAGGCGCATGCGTTGACCGAGCGCCCCGGGCAGGCCGGTGAGGATCTGGCCGCCGAATTGGAAAGGTTCCTTGCCGACCAGGGCGACGAGTAG
- a CDS encoding DUF3040 domain-containing protein translates to MPLSEHEQRVLEEMERALRGEDAEPAESFDPVPSADRTRGAGRYSVAILGIIVGLVLAVVGVATSLVAVGISGFVVMLAATIYGFGMSPRGADGSQSAKSPRGPETTRTTPARQSFSQKLERRWERRRRGDL, encoded by the coding sequence GTGCCGCTTTCCGAACACGAGCAGCGCGTGCTCGAGGAAATGGAGCGCGCGCTTAGGGGCGAGGACGCGGAACCCGCCGAATCGTTCGATCCGGTCCCCAGCGCCGACCGCACTCGCGGGGCTGGGCGCTACAGCGTGGCAATTCTCGGGATCATCGTTGGCCTGGTGCTGGCCGTGGTCGGCGTCGCGACCTCCCTGGTCGCGGTCGGTATCAGCGGATTCGTCGTGATGTTGGCGGCAACGATTTACGGGTTCGGCATGTCGCCCCGTGGCGCTGATGGAAGCCAGTCGGCAAAGTCCCCGCGCGGCCCCGAAACAACGCGGACAACGCCCGCGCGGCAGTCCTTTTCGCAGAAGCTGGAACGTCGTTGGGAGCGTCGGCGGCGCGGTGATCTTTAG
- the mraZ gene encoding division/cell wall cluster transcriptional repressor MraZ translates to MLLGTYTPRLDDKGRLILPAKFRTQLATGLVMTRGQEHCLYLLPLDEFQRMYDKISRASINSKQARDYMRVLMSGASQEVPDKQGRISIPPLLRKYADLERDLAVIGAGTRVEVWDLAAWEEYLANTEGAYSDTDGEVLPEISF, encoded by the coding sequence TTGCTCTTGGGTACCTACACGCCGCGGCTGGACGACAAGGGGCGGCTCATCCTTCCAGCAAAGTTCCGCACGCAGCTGGCGACCGGACTCGTCATGACTCGCGGCCAAGAGCACTGCCTGTACCTGTTGCCACTCGACGAGTTCCAGCGGATGTACGACAAGATCAGCCGGGCTTCTATCAACAGCAAGCAGGCCCGCGACTACATGCGCGTGCTGATGTCCGGTGCAAGCCAGGAGGTTCCAGACAAGCAGGGCAGGATTTCGATCCCGCCGCTGCTGCGAAAGTACGCAGACCTGGAGCGCGATCTCGCGGTAATTGGCGCGGGAACCCGCGTGGAGGTATGGGACCTTGCCGCTTGGGAGGAATACCTTGCCAACACCGAGGGCGCCTACTCGGACACGGATGGGGAGGTGCTTCCAGAAATATCGTTCTGA
- the rsmH gene encoding 16S rRNA (cytosine(1402)-N(4))-methyltransferase RsmH gives MSESSIDRDDITGKHVPVLLEPTLELLAPSLDAPGAILVDGTLGLGGHTEAVLRRFPGASVIGIDRDPRALELASQRLSPFGNRFTPVRSTYDNIYDILADRGIPGAQAVLLDLGVSSMQIDEAERGFSYRTDAPLDMRMDPTLPTTAAQILNTYSVGELTRILREYGEERYANRIANRIVERRAVEQWVSSGPLVDLIRGAIPAASRKTGGNPAKRTFQALRIEVNAELEILSNTIPAAVDALAVGGRIAVMSYHSLEDRIVKRTFARAATSNAPRGIPLELAADQPYLRLITRGAMKAPADEVMENPRAASVRLRVAERTRETSPQRERKDA, from the coding sequence ATGAGCGAGTCGTCGATCGATCGGGACGACATCACCGGCAAGCACGTGCCGGTTCTTTTAGAACCAACCCTTGAGCTGCTAGCGCCCTCTCTCGATGCCCCGGGAGCGATCCTTGTCGATGGCACGCTGGGCCTCGGCGGTCACACCGAAGCCGTCCTGCGGCGTTTTCCGGGTGCGAGCGTCATTGGGATTGACCGCGATCCGCGTGCTCTCGAACTGGCCAGCCAAAGGTTGTCGCCGTTCGGAAACCGGTTCACCCCGGTTCGCAGCACCTACGACAACATCTACGACATTCTCGCGGACCGTGGTATCCCCGGTGCGCAGGCAGTGTTGCTGGATTTGGGCGTCTCGTCGATGCAAATTGACGAAGCCGAACGCGGCTTTTCCTACCGGACCGACGCGCCGCTGGACATGCGCATGGACCCGACCCTGCCAACCACCGCTGCGCAGATTCTGAACACCTACTCTGTGGGAGAGCTAACTCGAATACTGCGCGAGTACGGCGAGGAACGCTATGCCAACCGGATCGCGAATCGCATCGTGGAGAGGCGTGCGGTGGAGCAGTGGGTGTCCAGCGGCCCCCTGGTGGATCTGATACGCGGTGCCATACCCGCAGCTTCCCGCAAGACAGGCGGCAACCCCGCCAAACGGACATTTCAGGCGCTGCGCATTGAGGTCAATGCGGAACTGGAAATCCTTTCGAATACGATCCCCGCCGCGGTTGATGCGCTCGCCGTCGGCGGGCGGATCGCCGTGATGTCGTACCACTCGCTTGAAGACAGAATCGTCAAGCGAACGTTTGCGCGCGCAGCAACGTCGAATGCGCCGCGCGGAATCCCCCTCGAGCTGGCCGCCGACCAGCCGTACTTGCGTCTCATTACGCGGGGTGCGATGAAGGCCCCCGCCGACGAAGTCATGGAAAACCCGCGCGCCGCCTCGGTGCGCTTGCGGGTCGCTGAACGCACACGAGAAACCTCGCCACAACGCGAAAGGAAAGACGCATGA
- the dinB gene encoding DNA polymerase IV, with the protein MDMDAFFAAVEIADDPHLRGKKLIVGGRERSVVLAASYEARGNGVHSAMPMAAARRLCPDATIVAPRMERYREVSRQVMAILHDITPVVEQVSVDEAYLDVTSVRKHWADVESMARAIRERVSEQLSITCSVGVGPSKLIAKLASTHSKPNGLLVIPAESKIEFVQALPVKALPGVGDRTAEILHSRGIDTVRELSATNPDALRYWLGVTGSLLFDLSWARDLRPVEPSRVEQSIGAERTFAQDLVASAELDRHLVDLAHRVAAQLRDKEFAATSVTVKVKSSTMAVVSRSRSLPAPSDRGGDIVEVARKLLRAAREGGAAVRLIGLRAEGLRSARAVGRQGTLDELQPGSIVDCTDSPARSFAVPPASTDVDDGPAKALDHSVDAIDRSIEALDRVRRRFGGGALAPASSILHKGK; encoded by the coding sequence GTGGACATGGACGCATTCTTCGCCGCAGTGGAAATCGCTGATGATCCGCACCTGCGCGGAAAGAAGTTGATAGTGGGTGGTCGGGAGCGTTCCGTTGTGCTGGCCGCCTCGTACGAGGCGCGCGGAAACGGCGTGCACTCCGCTATGCCGATGGCCGCGGCGCGAAGGCTGTGCCCGGATGCCACGATCGTAGCGCCCCGGATGGAGCGCTATAGGGAGGTCTCACGGCAGGTCATGGCGATTCTGCATGACATCACGCCGGTAGTCGAGCAGGTCTCAGTCGACGAGGCCTACCTCGATGTCACATCCGTGCGCAAGCATTGGGCGGACGTCGAGTCGATGGCGCGGGCGATCCGCGAGCGTGTCAGCGAACAACTCTCGATTACGTGTTCGGTCGGGGTGGGGCCGTCGAAACTGATCGCAAAACTAGCGTCGACCCATTCCAAGCCGAACGGCTTGCTGGTGATTCCTGCCGAATCGAAGATCGAATTCGTGCAGGCGCTGCCGGTCAAGGCGTTGCCGGGGGTCGGCGATCGTACAGCCGAGATACTGCATTCGCGCGGAATCGATACCGTCAGGGAACTATCGGCCACGAATCCAGATGCGCTTCGTTACTGGCTCGGGGTCACCGGCAGCCTCCTGTTTGATCTCTCGTGGGCGCGCGACCTGCGGCCGGTCGAGCCGTCGCGGGTGGAACAGAGTATTGGAGCGGAGCGGACGTTCGCTCAGGATCTCGTTGCGTCCGCCGAGCTAGACCGCCACTTGGTGGATCTGGCGCATCGAGTTGCCGCTCAGCTGCGAGATAAGGAGTTCGCGGCAACTTCGGTTACGGTCAAGGTGAAATCGTCCACCATGGCGGTGGTCAGCAGATCGCGGTCGTTACCCGCGCCCAGCGATCGCGGCGGTGACATCGTGGAGGTGGCGCGCAAGCTTCTGCGGGCTGCGCGCGAGGGTGGCGCGGCGGTGAGATTGATAGGCCTGCGTGCCGAGGGGCTGCGGTCGGCTAGGGCCGTTGGCCGGCAGGGAACTCTCGACGAATTGCAGCCGGGTAGCATCGTGGATTGCACCGACTCGCCCGCTCGTTCCTTTGCGGTGCCTCCTGCCTCCACCGATGTGGACGATGGTCCTGCCAAGGCGCTCGATCACTCGGTCGATGCGATCGACCGCTCGATTGAAGCGCTCGATCGGGTGCGCCGCAGATTCGGTGGCGGTGCGCTGGCGCCCGCAAGCTCGATCTTGCACAAAGGGAAGTAG
- a CDS encoding HelD family protein: protein MTKTHEIATEQAVVSRFYDRLDELRALFRARLAAVRKSGPSGSPQNRSERDAFAALYEDRANQLDAIEDRLCFGRLDADDGATTYIGRIGLTDAEHRPILTDWRAPAAAPFYRATAAHRLGIWRRRHLTVERRKVVALEDDLLDVDRPAGVELAGEGALMAALSQGRTGKMHDIVATIQSEQDRIIRSEVPGALVVQGGPGTGKTAVALHRAAYLLYSHRDRLSKSGVLIVGPSRTFLRYIDQVLPSLGETGVVSTTIAGLVPGMAITAVDTPQAARVKGSTAWLRIIENAVRARERVPAADEVISIDGVQVVIRRDDIAGAIAKARRRHKPHNEARLTFVKEMLRVLTDQYLVADGQSPDSEFRGVVSEDLRTNRNVRRALNIAWFPITAEDLIADLFAKPHRLEQAAPMLSPAERDAVRRERGAGWSVDDVPLVDHAWQLLGPIDDGSRDRDAEREREQAVAFARDVLDGSGAGGGIVDAETLASRFSAGRVGGSTADRATHDRDWVYGHIVVDEAQELSAMAWRSLIRRCPTRSFTIVGDTAQTSSAAGTRNWEHRLARPFGHNVHIETLTVNYRTPAAISDLAVRVARAAGLRVSTLTPARDVPDAIRIEPTGPGASLTAALRLGVAEAAKLADGTVVVITSQAPSARQWLAQYAKTNAGLHDLTRISVASAQDVKGLEYDVVVIDEPAAILSGPGGAADLFVALTRATRRLVVSHSADLPAGFALPHPGR from the coding sequence ATGACGAAGACACACGAGATCGCGACCGAACAAGCCGTCGTATCTAGGTTCTATGATCGGCTCGACGAACTGCGCGCGTTGTTTCGCGCCCGGCTCGCGGCCGTGCGAAAGTCCGGCCCCAGCGGTTCCCCGCAGAATCGCTCGGAGCGGGACGCCTTCGCGGCGCTGTACGAGGATCGTGCGAATCAATTGGATGCGATCGAGGACCGGCTCTGCTTCGGTCGACTCGATGCCGATGACGGCGCGACCACCTACATTGGCCGGATCGGCCTGACGGATGCGGAGCATCGACCGATCCTGACGGATTGGCGGGCGCCGGCGGCGGCTCCCTTCTACCGCGCCACGGCAGCGCACCGCCTGGGGATTTGGCGGCGACGCCACCTGACCGTCGAACGACGCAAGGTGGTGGCGCTCGAGGACGATTTGCTCGACGTGGATCGGCCCGCAGGCGTCGAGTTGGCGGGTGAGGGTGCGCTCATGGCCGCGCTGTCGCAGGGGCGCACCGGCAAGATGCACGACATCGTTGCGACCATCCAAAGCGAGCAGGACCGCATCATCCGCTCTGAGGTCCCCGGGGCGCTGGTAGTCCAGGGCGGGCCCGGGACGGGCAAGACCGCGGTGGCGCTGCACCGCGCGGCGTACCTGCTGTATTCCCACCGCGACCGGCTCTCCAAATCCGGCGTTCTCATCGTCGGTCCGTCGCGCACATTCCTGCGGTATATCGACCAGGTCCTGCCGTCACTAGGCGAGACAGGAGTAGTCTCGACGACGATCGCGGGATTGGTGCCGGGCATGGCCATCACCGCCGTGGACACGCCCCAGGCCGCACGCGTCAAGGGCAGCACTGCCTGGTTGCGCATCATCGAAAATGCGGTACGAGCCCGCGAACGAGTGCCCGCCGCCGATGAGGTGATCTCCATCGATGGCGTGCAGGTAGTCATCCGCCGCGATGACATCGCAGGCGCGATCGCGAAGGCACGCAGGCGCCACAAGCCCCATAACGAGGCCCGCCTGACGTTTGTCAAGGAGATGTTGAGGGTGCTGACGGACCAATACCTCGTTGCCGACGGGCAGAGCCCCGACTCGGAGTTTCGGGGGGTCGTCAGCGAGGACCTGCGGACAAATCGCAACGTGCGCCGGGCATTGAATATTGCTTGGTTCCCCATCACGGCCGAAGACCTCATCGCGGATCTCTTCGCGAAACCGCACCGCTTGGAGCAGGCCGCCCCGATGCTCTCCCCAGCGGAGCGAGACGCCGTCAGGCGCGAACGAGGTGCGGGCTGGTCCGTCGACGACGTTCCGCTGGTCGATCACGCGTGGCAATTGCTTGGGCCTATCGATGATGGTTCGCGCGATCGCGACGCGGAGCGCGAGCGAGAACAAGCGGTGGCATTCGCCAGGGACGTGCTCGATGGTTCTGGGGCCGGCGGAGGTATCGTCGACGCCGAAACCCTCGCCTCTCGGTTCAGCGCTGGACGGGTCGGGGGGTCGACCGCGGATCGCGCCACCCACGATCGCGACTGGGTGTACGGCCACATCGTCGTCGACGAGGCGCAGGAGCTCTCGGCGATGGCGTGGCGCTCGTTGATCCGCCGTTGTCCCACCCGGTCGTTCACCATCGTGGGCGATACCGCGCAAACCAGTTCGGCCGCCGGCACCCGAAATTGGGAGCACAGGCTCGCCCGGCCCTTCGGGCATAACGTGCACATCGAGACCCTGACTGTGAACTACCGCACTCCCGCTGCGATCAGCGACCTGGCCGTCCGCGTGGCGCGTGCGGCCGGTTTGCGGGTGAGCACGCTTACGCCCGCTCGCGACGTGCCCGATGCCATACGCATCGAACCCACCGGACCAGGGGCTTCGCTGACGGCGGCGCTTCGGTTGGGAGTTGCGGAGGCGGCCAAACTCGCCGACGGTACCGTCGTCGTCATCACCTCCCAGGCACCAAGCGCGCGCCAATGGCTAGCGCAGTATGCAAAGACGAACGCCGGCTTGCATGACTTGACGCGAATTTCGGTGGCGAGCGCCCAGGATGTCAAGGGGCTCGAATATGACGTCGTTGTCATCGATGAGCCTGCCGCGATCCTTTCGGGCCCGGGCGGCGCCGCTGACCTGTTCGTCGCGCTCACGCGAGCTACGCGAAGGCTGGTCGTCAGCCACAGCGCAGACTTGCCGGCCGGGTTTGCGCTGCCCCACCCCGGCCGATAG
- the nrdR gene encoding transcriptional regulator NrdR yields MHCPFCRNPDSRVVDSRTSDDGLSIRRRRQCPACGQRFSTLETASLVVVKRSGVTEPFRREKIVGGVRKACQGRPVSDDDLALLAQRVEETLRASGSAELDSHDVGLAILGPLKELDEVAYMRFASVYQGFESLDDFESAINVLRTEHGDTAP; encoded by the coding sequence TTGCACTGCCCGTTTTGTAGGAATCCCGACTCACGAGTCGTCGATTCGCGGACCTCGGATGATGGCTTATCAATTCGTCGCAGGCGTCAATGTCCGGCGTGCGGGCAACGGTTCTCAACGCTCGAGACGGCGAGCCTGGTGGTGGTCAAGCGATCCGGTGTGACCGAGCCCTTCCGCCGAGAAAAGATTGTCGGCGGGGTCCGCAAGGCTTGTCAGGGCAGACCGGTCAGTGACGACGATCTCGCGCTCCTGGCGCAGCGGGTAGAAGAGACCCTGCGAGCGTCGGGAAGCGCGGAGCTTGATTCCCACGACGTGGGTCTGGCAATTCTGGGCCCGCTCAAGGAACTGGACGAGGTTGCCTACATGCGGTTCGCCAGCGTTTATCAGGGTTTCGAATCGCTCGACGATTTCGAATCGGCCATCAATGTTTTGCGCACCGAACACGGTGACACCGCGCCCTAG
- a CDS encoding SAV_6107 family HEPN domain-containing protein produces MVIDIASRIAPAEGPGVVARPVRELVARAQRELAIARGASDPDQAFVAGHMAALKFAAAALVVAPAATRRGLSKSVWVQIINRAPELAGLVSRFEESARVRAGIETGVVVGIPAQAAADLADDAARFAVAVLDYIDAQGTPGPSERRQAS; encoded by the coding sequence GTGGTTATAGATATCGCATCGAGGATTGCGCCCGCTGAGGGGCCGGGCGTGGTTGCTCGGCCCGTTCGCGAGCTGGTGGCTCGCGCGCAGCGAGAACTGGCAATTGCCCGCGGTGCTAGCGATCCCGATCAGGCTTTCGTTGCTGGTCACATGGCCGCACTGAAGTTCGCCGCCGCCGCGCTCGTGGTCGCACCCGCGGCTACCCGGCGCGGCCTGTCGAAGTCGGTATGGGTGCAAATAATCAACCGCGCACCGGAGTTGGCGGGGCTCGTCTCACGGTTCGAGGAAAGCGCGCGGGTGCGGGCCGGAATCGAAACTGGAGTCGTCGTTGGAATTCCAGCGCAGGCCGCCGCTGATCTCGCCGATGACGCGGCGCGATTCGCCGTGGCCGTCTTGGACTACATCGACGCGCAAGGTACCCCCGGTCCCAGCGAGCGACGGCAAGCATCGTGA
- a CDS encoding spermidine synthase — protein MSKSRQPRKQSKQPRGTSNSSSPDPLTLADTTATTAASRIRLELDRDNPAALTVYVNDVPSSYIDTANPANLGFEYLEVFRDIIEDRAPLAERFTHLGAAACGFARAISASRPTSTHIAIDIDGELMAHARTWFALPRAPRLRLRTADAFAGLRALSDKSADVIIRDVFAGATTPSALTTDEFYRTAIGKLRAGGLVLMNIGDRPPLTQTKREAATLLREIGPHAWVGVAAETGVLKGRRYGNVVLAGQLDSGNDPAAPALSRTLRSHAQSVSLLTGSVLTDFIAGAQPIDAPAIHAVPATP, from the coding sequence ATGTCCAAGAGTCGCCAACCGCGCAAGCAATCCAAGCAACCGCGCGGGACCTCCAATTCATCGTCACCCGACCCTCTGACATTGGCCGATACGACCGCGACCACCGCAGCGTCGCGGATCCGCTTGGAACTCGATCGGGACAACCCCGCCGCGCTCACCGTGTACGTCAACGACGTTCCAAGCTCCTACATCGATACGGCAAATCCCGCGAACCTCGGTTTCGAATACCTCGAAGTCTTCCGCGACATCATCGAAGACCGGGCGCCGCTCGCGGAACGTTTCACGCACCTGGGCGCGGCCGCGTGCGGCTTCGCTCGCGCGATTAGCGCCTCCAGGCCGACATCGACTCATATCGCGATCGACATCGACGGCGAACTCATGGCCCACGCCCGGACCTGGTTCGCGCTCCCCCGCGCGCCGCGCCTTCGGCTGCGCACCGCCGACGCCTTCGCGGGGCTGCGCGCACTGTCCGACAAAAGCGCCGACGTGATTATTCGTGACGTATTCGCGGGCGCGACTACACCCAGCGCGCTCACAACGGACGAGTTCTACCGCACCGCAATAGGCAAGTTACGGGCGGGCGGCCTCGTCCTGATGAACATTGGCGATAGGCCGCCCCTCACACAAACTAAGCGCGAAGCGGCAACCCTGCTGCGGGAGATCGGCCCGCACGCGTGGGTGGGCGTCGCCGCCGAAACCGGAGTGCTCAAGGGGCGCCGGTACGGAAACGTCGTGCTCGCCGGGCAACTCGACAGCGGAAACGACCCCGCGGCGCCGGCCCTTTCGCGCACGCTACGTTCCCATGCGCAATCCGTTTCCCTGCTCACCGGGTCCGTGCTGACGGACTTCATCGCGGGCGCGCAACCCATCGACGCGCCAGCAATTCACGCGGTCCCGGCCACCCCATGA